One stretch of Armigeres subalbatus isolate Guangzhou_Male chromosome 2, GZ_Asu_2, whole genome shotgun sequence DNA includes these proteins:
- the LOC134217886 gene encoding cuticle protein CP14.6-like, whose translation MVRAAVICFVSLMGAVLGAPQLRQAPDASGIELLRYNSTNNNEAGYQFTYEQSNKQIFSEVGTPKDGSEGAKILAVEGAYTFVAPDGQTYWVNYRADENGFLPKTGTGTVGGIQPGQDAPVRT comes from the exons ATGGTTAGAGCTGCAGTTATCTGTTTCGTGTCACTGATGGGCGCCGTTTTGGGCGCCCCTCAGTTACGACAGGCTCCGGATGCAAGTGGTATCGAGCTGTTGAGGTATAACTCAACAAACAACAATGAAGCAGGCTATCAATTTAC GTACGAACAGAGCAATAAGCAGATCTTCTCAGAAGTTGGTACGCCAAAGGATGGTAGCGAAGGTGCGAAAATCCTAGCGGTGGAGGGGGCTTATACATTCGTGGCTCCCGATGGGCAGACCTATTGGGTCAACTACCGAGCCGACGAGAATGGGTTCCTACCGAAGACGGGAACTGGCACCGTCGGGGGAATCCAACCTGGACAGGATGCTCCGGTGAGGACGTAG